A DNA window from Amycolatopsis sp. DSM 110486 contains the following coding sequences:
- a CDS encoding 5'-methylthioadenosine/S-adenosylhomocysteine nucleosidase, translated as MSDDLIVMLTAFNTEYEAVLSRLNGVEQHWHDKGTLFEIGAVKGTSCRIALGLAGKGNQAAATLAERAIEHFSPAALLFVGVAGALWDTPLGDVVVATHVQAYHGGTSEDDGLKARPRVWEIAHDVSQVSQYVARTREWECDVAPGTQVHFGVIAAGEVVHNSRLSAEARWIRQHYNDAMAIEMEAAGVAQAGHLSGCPIAIVRGISDLADGAKNSTADRNWQPVAASHAAAFAVCLAEQLIRKGEYRTMNERTTGHRGSVHNYAAGQVGIQAVNAIGNTVHQNSSGPIGGARDLAAELVVVRADLDRERARGQVDDATYGAACAELDQADVALGTDGPERKDKVVLALKRLGGLVSDLAGLTAKVTALIAAAKGLA; from the coding sequence ATGAGCGACGATCTGATCGTGATGCTGACCGCCTTCAACACGGAATATGAAGCGGTCCTGTCCAGGCTGAACGGCGTCGAGCAGCATTGGCACGACAAAGGCACGCTTTTCGAGATTGGCGCGGTCAAAGGTACTTCCTGTCGGATCGCGCTGGGCCTGGCGGGCAAAGGAAATCAGGCCGCTGCGACGCTGGCTGAACGTGCCATCGAGCACTTTTCCCCGGCAGCGTTACTCTTCGTCGGCGTGGCCGGCGCGTTGTGGGACACGCCGCTCGGGGACGTCGTAGTGGCCACACACGTACAGGCGTATCACGGCGGTACCAGCGAAGACGACGGATTGAAGGCCCGCCCACGGGTATGGGAGATCGCGCACGACGTCAGTCAGGTCTCCCAGTACGTCGCGCGGACTCGCGAGTGGGAGTGCGATGTCGCGCCCGGGACGCAGGTGCATTTCGGTGTCATCGCCGCGGGCGAAGTAGTGCACAATTCTCGGTTGTCCGCGGAAGCGCGCTGGATCCGCCAGCACTACAACGACGCCATGGCGATCGAAATGGAGGCGGCCGGCGTCGCGCAGGCCGGCCACCTCAGTGGCTGCCCCATCGCGATCGTCCGGGGAATCAGCGACCTGGCCGACGGGGCCAAGAATTCGACTGCGGACCGGAATTGGCAGCCGGTGGCTGCCTCACACGCGGCGGCCTTTGCCGTGTGTCTTGCCGAGCAACTGATCCGAAAAGGGGAGTACCGGACCATGAACGAACGTACGACCGGGCATCGCGGCTCAGTGCACAACTACGCGGCCGGGCAGGTTGGTATCCAAGCGGTAAACGCCATCGGCAACACGGTGCATCAGAATTCCTCCGGGCCGATCGGCGGCGCCCGGGATCTGGCGGCCGAACTGGTGGTCGTGCGAGCCGACCTCGACAGGGAGCGGGCTCGCGGACAGGTCGACGACGCGACTTACGGCGCGGCGTGCGCAGAACTCGACCAGGCCGACGTGGCGCTCGGGACGGACGGCCCGGAGCGCAAGGACAAAGTGGTGCTGGCGCTCAAACGCCTGGGCGGGCTGGTGTCCGATCTCGCCGGGCTGACTGCGAAGGTCACCGCCCTGATCGCCGCGGCCAAGGGGCTGGCATGA
- a CDS encoding NUDIX hydrolase produces MAGDHWTPPPVLLAVDLVIFTLRESALQVLLVERGIEPFKGAFALPGGFLADENEDVVAAAGRELYEEAALDAAELHLEQLGAYGTPGRDPRGRVISVAYLAIAPRLPEPQAGTDAARAVWVPMPEILDRRIRLAFDHEQILKEGLERARAKLESTSLATAFCTSPFTISDLQQVYEAVWGAELDPRNFYRKVQAIDGFLVPVGEERRAGRGRPARLFHVGERVTLWPPLVRPAIAAEREQ; encoded by the coding sequence ATGGCTGGTGATCACTGGACTCCGCCGCCGGTCTTGCTCGCAGTCGACTTGGTGATCTTCACCCTGCGCGAGTCGGCGCTGCAGGTGCTACTTGTGGAACGCGGCATCGAGCCGTTCAAGGGCGCGTTCGCACTGCCTGGCGGGTTTCTCGCCGACGAGAACGAGGACGTCGTCGCCGCGGCGGGCCGGGAGTTGTACGAGGAAGCCGCTCTCGATGCGGCCGAGTTACATCTGGAACAGCTGGGCGCATACGGCACGCCGGGCCGGGACCCGCGAGGACGAGTCATTTCGGTGGCCTACCTCGCGATCGCGCCGCGCCTCCCGGAGCCGCAGGCAGGCACCGACGCCGCGCGCGCGGTCTGGGTGCCGATGCCGGAGATCCTCGACCGGCGGATCCGGCTCGCGTTCGACCACGAGCAGATCCTGAAAGAAGGCCTGGAACGAGCACGGGCGAAACTCGAGAGCACGTCACTGGCCACCGCGTTCTGCACGAGTCCGTTCACTATCAGTGACCTGCAGCAGGTGTACGAGGCTGTGTGGGGTGCCGAGCTGGATCCGCGGAACTTCTACCGCAAAGTGCAGGCCATCGACGGCTTTCTCGTGCCGGTCGGCGAGGAGCGGCGAGCCGGCCGCGGACGCCCGGCGAGGCTGTTCCACGTCGGCGAACGAGTGACTCTGTGGCCGCCGCTCGTGCGGCCCGCAATAGCCGCGGAAAGGGAGCAATGA
- a CDS encoding recombinase family protein: MDLEPAHRFIVSSPPLPSRSAPSSTAPVDVLAQWMTTGKPSQPSPLPQPHGGLRFAFYGRTSTLRHQNRVSSHGWQRDMADHLIMGRGQIIADYFDAGTSRRTPWPQRPQAAQLMATITDPNPAVDAIVVGEYERAFTGNQFSTIYAWCTRHRIQLWLPETDGPVDLGKRDHRALLALLATQSQREVLRARHRVLAAMHNQATQQGRYLGGRPPYGYQLADAGPHPNPGDARWGRRLQRLSPDPHTAPHVTWMFRQRLAGHSIASIARNLNDRGIPCPSSADPHRNRHRNQGAWTLRTVAVILANPRYTGRQTWNRRGTGSTDPTSKPALSVKLAHPALVTEHDFVAAQQTRAARPSNDGRTHQFALAGLIHCGICHRRLDSHWNHGRPTYRCRHGHRSTQGPTQTRPKTLYIREDHLIDQISIRLGDQTTTGHNEPAPNRTQPSRIATALRTSGTFVICDHAGCRLETINST; the protein is encoded by the coding sequence ATGGACCTGGAACCGGCGCATCGGTTCATCGTGTCCTCTCCGCCGCTACCCTCCAGGTCCGCGCCATCCTCAACAGCACCAGTGGACGTGCTTGCGCAGTGGATGACCACCGGCAAGCCCAGCCAACCCTCGCCCCTACCTCAGCCCCACGGCGGGTTGAGATTCGCCTTCTACGGCCGCACCTCAACCCTGCGCCACCAAAACCGCGTGTCCTCGCACGGCTGGCAACGCGACATGGCCGACCACCTCATCATGGGCCGCGGCCAGATCATCGCGGACTACTTCGACGCCGGCACCTCGCGTCGCACCCCCTGGCCACAACGACCCCAAGCCGCCCAGCTCATGGCCACGATCACCGATCCAAACCCCGCGGTCGACGCGATCGTGGTTGGTGAATACGAACGCGCCTTCACCGGAAACCAGTTCTCCACGATCTACGCCTGGTGCACCCGTCACCGCATCCAACTGTGGCTACCCGAAACAGACGGCCCAGTCGACCTCGGCAAGCGCGATCACCGCGCGCTCCTCGCGCTGCTGGCCACCCAGTCGCAACGCGAAGTTCTCCGCGCCCGACACCGCGTCCTGGCCGCCATGCACAACCAGGCCACTCAGCAAGGCCGTTACCTCGGCGGCCGACCACCCTACGGCTACCAACTCGCCGATGCCGGACCCCACCCCAACCCCGGCGACGCCCGCTGGGGCCGACGCCTCCAACGCCTCTCCCCCGACCCACACACCGCACCCCACGTGACCTGGATGTTCCGGCAACGCCTCGCCGGACACAGCATCGCCAGCATCGCCCGCAACCTCAACGACCGCGGCATTCCCTGCCCCTCCAGCGCCGACCCCCACCGCAACCGCCACCGAAACCAAGGCGCCTGGACACTGCGCACCGTCGCCGTCATCCTCGCCAACCCCCGCTACACCGGACGCCAAACCTGGAACCGCCGCGGTACAGGGTCGACCGATCCGACGTCAAAACCCGCACTGTCGGTCAAGCTCGCCCACCCAGCCCTCGTCACCGAGCACGACTTCGTCGCTGCCCAGCAGACCCGAGCGGCACGACCATCCAACGACGGCCGGACCCACCAGTTCGCCCTCGCCGGCCTCATCCACTGCGGCATCTGCCACCGACGGCTGGACTCCCACTGGAACCACGGACGCCCCACCTACCGCTGCCGCCACGGCCACCGCAGCACCCAAGGCCCAACCCAGACTCGGCCGAAGACCTTGTACATCCGAGAAGACCATCTCATCGACCAGATCAGCATCCGACTCGGAGACCAAACCACCACCGGCCACAACGAACCCGCGCCAAACCGAACACAACCCAGCCGCATCGCGACAGCGCTACGCACATCAGGAACGTTCGTTATCTGCGACCACGCCGGTTGTCGACTCGAAACGATCAACTCGACCTGA
- a CDS encoding LamG-like jellyroll fold domain-containing protein, whose product MTAAVVLSSVALVQPVLAAPSANVPDSAPDEATATAYARAGDKQVEVTSETTETSKTVANPDGSWTLTEYTNPVRVKQGTAWAPIDTTLERRPDGSIAPKAVAVDVSINPGGAGSATKPIVQAGEDGTAVGLKWTSDLPEPTLSGDTATYSEVLPGVDLTVKAATEGYTENLVIKTPEAAQNPQLHDVPFGLYTHNATVSVAEGDGRGTPAQTAPTDGLEVKNSSGEVIFAGDASRMWDSSGEGSTAEQQLGEGGGRREAVMDFALTSDKVTISPDEAFLADPKTKYPVSLDPDNWCTSCGIQSHVVVQSGFPTAHNWNASTGDLSNLKAGYEDYDSAGTSRSYIQMNTSRLGGTVIKSATLNTTIQHSYSCTPQPTGLWISNPGNSNTTWNQQPSWPYWVSDMNVANCHDAPNVSGQFDALRAAQDAAANHWQSAWFALAARDEGTTAAWRRFDLNPYFQVDYDSYPNTPTNLSMQSGTGKCVQGASRPWVATKTPQLAGSVSDPDGGTLLAGFKVGAGTAGSSTNVHDNSGSPVTVGTPGPNQAATAQLAAVPGGWIAGDGVYNWSMQVSDGQLSSPWVGNCEFTVDSVVPRAPTVSMTGTAPEHQNDSVHFGVSASMATAGFYDVDRFIYTTDGSEPQPQGSPSVKATQGTDANGNLVATADLSALAINGNQNFIKVKAVNKAGTPGPDATCVTSGNLDAASCSFHVLPYTPSVGLVGAWPLDEMGGRILADTANTTPNNDGLAVHTASLIGGGDWVAGYDHGTAWTHPDTAGYSEGDKGALTLDGSSGYVTTTGAVLDTTKSFSVGAWVKLANTNGFQTVISQDGNQGSGFYLQYSKDDNAWAFSMLSADQANSGVVRAKSTKPPVLGMWTHVAGTYDASTGTMTLYVDGAKQATNVITSWAANGNLVIGAGKYNGARADFLAGQVDDVQVWQRVLSAQDAHDLANAAVPLAKYGLAEGCTDVLNTTIPSLQSNWALDDGTGSSAGDTSAFGNTMTLNGGYGWTTGPATGAVHFDGSTGYGTAAPAVDTTQSFTVSAWAKLDDANGYYTLFTQDGQHTAAFQLRYSPDVNRWVFGMTTADDDTVDNYHWALGTEPPQVGTWTLLTGVFDQASMRVRLYVNGKLEGQNTVPTVWSAEDAFTVGSNIGVGNFFKGSVDQVQAWGQVLTDDQVAGLYGNRYFDTISKATGTGSGGVSLAADDNACAARFDGSGTGQIDAGRPANLRTEKSYTVEAWVYHSWTADDVAAHGAIDPFGRAVVGMDDAQFSAELLGYHPLADANGVSHPKWTMLISSSPTGPGAWWAVSDADAVDNTWVHLSATYDAATGTMAFYVNGKKQNTYLGTASGQGVTSRASTGDLFIGRGVWNGQRSDQWYGGVAGVRVYQGLRTANDIGNDARTDDPGVTFGRLNL is encoded by the coding sequence GTGACGGCTGCGGTCGTGTTGAGCTCTGTGGCCTTGGTGCAGCCGGTTCTCGCGGCGCCGTCCGCGAATGTCCCGGATTCGGCGCCGGATGAGGCGACGGCGACGGCGTACGCCCGGGCGGGGGATAAGCAGGTCGAGGTCACCTCGGAGACGACGGAGACGTCGAAGACGGTCGCGAATCCGGATGGTTCGTGGACGTTGACGGAGTACACGAACCCCGTGCGGGTCAAGCAGGGCACGGCCTGGGCCCCGATAGACACGACGCTGGAGCGAAGACCCGACGGTTCGATCGCTCCGAAGGCCGTCGCGGTGGACGTCAGTATCAATCCGGGTGGCGCCGGATCCGCGACGAAACCCATTGTCCAGGCGGGGGAAGACGGCACCGCGGTCGGTCTGAAGTGGACCAGTGACCTTCCGGAGCCCACCCTGTCCGGGGATACGGCCACTTATTCCGAGGTTCTTCCGGGCGTCGACCTGACGGTTAAGGCGGCGACGGAGGGCTACACCGAGAACCTCGTTATCAAGACCCCCGAAGCGGCGCAGAACCCGCAACTGCACGACGTGCCGTTTGGGCTGTACACGCACAACGCCACCGTTTCCGTGGCTGAAGGTGACGGGCGGGGGACGCCTGCCCAGACGGCGCCGACGGACGGTCTGGAAGTCAAGAACTCCTCCGGCGAGGTCATCTTTGCTGGTGACGCCTCGCGGATGTGGGACTCGTCCGGTGAGGGCTCGACCGCCGAGCAGCAGTTGGGCGAAGGGGGCGGCCGGCGCGAGGCGGTGATGGACTTCGCGCTCACGTCGGACAAGGTGACGATCAGCCCGGACGAAGCGTTCCTCGCCGACCCGAAGACGAAGTACCCCGTGTCCCTGGACCCGGACAACTGGTGCACCTCCTGCGGGATCCAGTCGCACGTCGTGGTGCAGTCCGGTTTTCCCACCGCGCACAACTGGAACGCGTCGACGGGTGATCTTTCGAACCTGAAGGCCGGGTACGAGGATTACGACAGCGCTGGGACGTCGCGGTCCTACATCCAGATGAACACCTCGCGCCTGGGCGGCACGGTGATCAAGTCCGCGACCTTGAACACCACGATCCAGCACAGCTACAGCTGCACCCCTCAGCCGACCGGCCTGTGGATCTCCAATCCCGGCAACAGCAACACGACCTGGAACCAGCAGCCGAGCTGGCCGTACTGGGTCTCGGACATGAACGTCGCGAACTGCCACGACGCGCCGAACGTTTCCGGGCAGTTCGATGCGCTCCGGGCTGCGCAGGACGCGGCGGCGAACCACTGGCAGAGCGCCTGGTTCGCGCTCGCGGCGCGCGACGAGGGCACCACCGCGGCGTGGCGCCGGTTCGATCTGAACCCGTATTTTCAGGTGGACTACGACTCCTACCCGAACACGCCGACGAACCTGTCGATGCAGAGCGGCACGGGAAAGTGTGTGCAGGGCGCGAGCCGGCCGTGGGTGGCCACCAAGACGCCGCAGCTGGCCGGGTCTGTGTCCGACCCCGATGGCGGCACGTTGTTGGCCGGGTTCAAGGTGGGTGCCGGGACAGCGGGCAGCAGCACCAATGTCCACGACAACAGCGGCAGCCCCGTGACGGTCGGTACGCCGGGTCCGAATCAGGCGGCGACTGCGCAGCTCGCGGCTGTTCCCGGCGGGTGGATCGCGGGGGATGGCGTCTACAACTGGTCGATGCAGGTCAGCGATGGTCAGCTGTCGTCGCCGTGGGTGGGCAATTGTGAGTTTACCGTCGACTCGGTGGTGCCGCGGGCGCCGACGGTGAGCATGACCGGCACGGCGCCGGAGCATCAGAACGACAGCGTGCACTTCGGTGTTTCGGCGAGCATGGCCACCGCCGGGTTCTACGACGTCGACCGGTTCATCTACACCACCGACGGTTCCGAGCCGCAGCCGCAGGGCTCGCCCAGTGTCAAGGCGACCCAGGGCACGGATGCGAACGGCAATCTGGTCGCCACGGCGGACCTGTCCGCGTTGGCGATCAACGGAAACCAGAACTTCATCAAGGTCAAGGCGGTGAACAAGGCCGGGACGCCCGGCCCGGACGCCACCTGTGTCACCAGTGGCAACCTCGATGCTGCTTCATGTTCCTTCCATGTGCTGCCTTACACCCCGTCCGTCGGGCTGGTGGGGGCGTGGCCGCTGGATGAGATGGGTGGCCGGATCCTGGCCGACACGGCAAACACGACGCCGAACAACGATGGCCTGGCTGTGCACACCGCGAGCCTGATCGGCGGTGGTGACTGGGTTGCCGGTTACGACCACGGCACCGCGTGGACCCATCCCGATACCGCCGGCTACAGCGAAGGCGATAAGGGCGCGCTGACCTTGGACGGTTCCAGCGGCTACGTCACCACCACCGGCGCGGTGCTGGACACGACGAAGTCCTTCAGCGTGGGCGCGTGGGTCAAACTGGCCAACACCAATGGTTTCCAGACCGTGATCTCTCAGGACGGGAACCAAGGCAGCGGGTTCTATCTGCAGTACTCGAAAGATGACAACGCTTGGGCGTTCAGCATGTTGTCCGCCGATCAGGCCAACTCCGGTGTGGTCCGAGCGAAGTCAACGAAGCCTCCTGTACTGGGGATGTGGACTCATGTGGCCGGTACGTACGACGCGTCGACGGGGACGATGACGCTCTACGTCGATGGTGCCAAGCAGGCGACCAACGTCATCACGAGTTGGGCGGCTAACGGGAACTTGGTGATCGGGGCGGGTAAGTACAACGGGGCTCGGGCCGACTTCCTGGCCGGTCAGGTGGACGACGTGCAGGTGTGGCAGCGGGTGCTGTCCGCGCAGGACGCGCACGATCTGGCCAACGCCGCGGTGCCATTGGCGAAGTACGGCCTGGCGGAAGGCTGCACCGACGTCCTCAACACGACGATCCCGTCGCTGCAGAGCAACTGGGCTCTCGACGACGGCACGGGCAGCAGCGCCGGTGACACGAGCGCGTTCGGCAACACCATGACCCTCAATGGCGGCTACGGCTGGACCACGGGTCCGGCTACGGGAGCGGTGCACTTCGACGGTTCCACCGGCTACGGCACCGCGGCTCCGGCCGTGGACACGACGCAGTCCTTTACCGTGTCCGCGTGGGCCAAGCTGGACGACGCGAACGGCTACTACACACTGTTCACCCAGGACGGTCAGCACACGGCGGCGTTCCAGCTGCGCTATTCGCCCGATGTCAACCGGTGGGTGTTCGGAATGACCACGGCTGACGACGACACCGTCGACAACTACCACTGGGCACTGGGGACCGAGCCGCCTCAGGTCGGGACCTGGACCCTGCTGACCGGGGTCTTCGACCAGGCATCGATGCGCGTCAGGTTGTACGTCAACGGAAAGCTCGAGGGCCAGAACACCGTTCCCACCGTGTGGAGCGCCGAGGACGCTTTCACGGTCGGATCGAACATCGGCGTCGGGAACTTCTTCAAGGGCTCAGTCGATCAGGTTCAGGCGTGGGGGCAGGTCCTCACCGACGACCAGGTCGCGGGTCTGTATGGCAACCGCTATTTCGACACGATCAGCAAAGCGACCGGGACCGGATCTGGCGGCGTGAGCCTTGCTGCGGATGACAACGCGTGTGCCGCGCGGTTCGACGGGTCCGGGACGGGACAGATCGATGCGGGACGGCCGGCGAACCTGCGCACGGAAAAGTCCTACACCGTCGAGGCGTGGGTTTATCACTCCTGGACTGCCGATGATGTGGCAGCGCACGGCGCGATCGACCCGTTCGGGCGGGCTGTGGTGGGGATGGATGATGCGCAGTTCTCCGCCGAGCTGCTCGGGTACCACCCTTTGGCGGATGCGAACGGTGTTTCGCATCCCAAGTGGACGATGCTCATCAGTTCATCGCCGACCGGACCTGGAGCGTGGTGGGCGGTCAGTGACGCCGACGCCGTCGACAACACGTGGGTTCATCTGTCGGCTACCTACGACGCGGCGACCGGCACGATGGCGTTCTACGTCAACGGCAAGAAGCAGAACACCTACTTGGGGACGGCGAGTGGCCAGGGTGTCACCAGTCGGGCCAGTACTGGTGACCTGTTCATCGGCCGTGGTGTGTGGAATGGCCAACGGTCCGACCAGTGGTATGGCGGTGTGGCCGGTGTCCGTGTGTATCAGGGTCTTCGCACTGCCAATGACATCGGCAACGATGCCCGAACGGACGATCCTGGCGTGACGTTCGGTCGCCTGAACCTGTAA